ACATTCAGTGACGCAAAAGATCCAAAAGGAAGAAAAAGAACCACCTGCGCATCTTTTTCATGGCACGCCGCAAAGATTCCTCGATTCTATTTTGGCTAGTGGGCTTGTTCCAAAAGGAAGGCAGTATGTGCATCTGTCTGAAGACGTCCAAACAGCACAGCAGGTTGGGAAAAGACGAGACGATCATCCCGTACTTTTGCGAATCGATGCGAGGCAAGCTTGGCAAGATGGTGTGAAGTTTTACCATGGAAATGAACTGGTTTGGTTAGCAGATCACGTGCAAAAAGAGTATATTTCTGTCTATCAGAAGTAGCTCAATTTGCTTAAGAAGAAACAATACAGCATGAGAAAAGACTCGCATTTAATCGCGGGTCTTTTTTGTACAAGGATAATCGTAGGGAGGTAAAAGCGGCATGGAATTGTTGTTTGCTTTTCTACTGTTGGCAGGACTTTTTGCAATCTATGACGCGATTCGGAGGCTGAACCAGAACATCGTAACGCAAGTGGATCAAACCCAACGAATCATTGAACTACTGAATGAATTGAAGAGAAAGCAGTGAGGTCAAGGGTGACCGAGCACAAGTGCGCAGTTGCTACGATTGGACATTCATGGAGTGATGGTGAGCAATTTTTTATGTATTCCGCATGATGATTACCAGAGTGGTAGCAAACCTCTCCAGCGATATTACGTAAAACGGCGACATAGTTTGGAATTAGGACCGAGATGACAAAATCCGAATTGTATTTGTCTTGTCCGTAGTCGATCAGTGGAAAATCACTAATCAGGAGTAAACTGTAATTACATCTATCTGGCACGGTGTGGTCCCATTCTTGAAGATTTTCAGAAAGATACGGCCAAGATATATTGATTTGAATGTGGTCTCGATCATAAGTCCAGGACCAGCGATTATCGTTTTCCCCATCATATTCAAATGGTTTTAGCAATAATACACGTTCTAAATCGTTGGATAAAGTAATGAGATCCAGGTCGCTGTAAAAGGAAATGCGTTCAAAAATTCTCAATCTAGTTCACCTTCGTTTTACGCTTTTTCATAAAGATAAAGAATGCCATCGTCGATCGACCAACTACGTAATGTATGCCTGCAATCGCTTGTTTGCGAGGGTAAGTATTTTTCAAGGTCACTTACGATTTTTTCCCAATTCTGTTCACTATCATTAATCTCAATGAACTCACCGTAAACCAAGTCAAAAACGAGGTACCCCATTTCGTACTCAATGCAATCGATCTTATAGTAAGAGACACTGTAGACTTCGTCCCAGTCGATATGAACAGGTTCAGCATGTTCGTAGTGGATAGAAATTTGGTGG
The window above is part of the Brevibacillus antibioticus genome. Proteins encoded here:
- a CDS encoding RNA 2'-phosphotransferase, translating into MDYQKLSKELSYALRHAPHEYELELDEQGWVPIKQLLLSLHEQRKWRAVTEEDLHTMIALSEKKRHEINQGKIRALYGHSVTQKIQKEEKEPPAHLFHGTPQRFLDSILASGLVPKGRQYVHLSEDVQTAQQVGKRRDDHPVLLRIDARQAWQDGVKFYHGNELVWLADHVQKEYISVYQK